A single window of Sphaerodactylus townsendi isolate TG3544 linkage group LG03, MPM_Stown_v2.3, whole genome shotgun sequence DNA harbors:
- the LOC125428834 gene encoding zinc finger and SCAN domain-containing protein 26-like — protein MEEQDSEGPGPGKRATEGPHPIQASTGVKFWERVVPEIWDQEPVNSEALCQHFWPFHNHEANGPQEVCSQVKPERYSKKQILDLVILEQFLTILPQEMQYWVRECRPETSSQAVTLAKDFLLSQAEEKRHAAQLWDPSVKMEADLLITEVSPLEEAQQARAQEHAQEALSCDSTPNLQLRTGNPTGRTDLCNWEIRCHYRRYPGPTSRVGTLEEEKEAEGEEETVRTFRKGKQEIVGEEERRCLPQEFVGC, from the exons atggaagagcaggacTCTGAAGGACCTGGACCTGGCAAGAGAGCAACGGAAGGTCCCCATCCCATCCAAGCTTCAACTGGTGTTAAATTCTGGGAAAGAGTTGTGCCAGAGATCTGGGATCAGGAGCCCGTGAACTCAGAAGCACTTTGCCAACACTTTTGGCCATTCCACAACCATGAGGCCAATGGGCCCCAAGAGGTTTGCAGCCAGGTGAAACCGGAGAGGtattccaagaagcagatcctggacctcgttattctggagcagttcctgaccatcctgccaCAAGAAATGCAGTACTGGGTCCGAGAATGCaggccagagaccagttcccaagcggtgACCCTAGCCAAAGATTTTCTCttgagtcaggcagaggagaagaggcatgcagcacag CTGTGGGATCCATCTGTGAAGATGGAAGCTGACTTGTTGATTACAGAAGTCTCTCCGCTGGAGGAAGCGCAGCAGGCTCGAGCCCAGGAACATGCTCAAGAAGCCCTCTCGTGTG ACTCCACGCCAAATCTTcaactcagaactggcaaccctacaggaaGAACTGATCTGTGTAACTGGGAGATCCGTTGTCATTACAGaagatatccaggccccacctcGAGGGTGGGAAccctagaagaagagaaggaagcagagggggaagaagagactgtgaggactttcaggaaagggaaacaggaaatagttggggaggaggaaaggagatgcctcccacaagagTTTGTGGGTTGCTAG